Proteins from a single region of Roseburia sp. 831b:
- a CDS encoding ABC transporter ATP-binding protein, whose amino-acid sequence MDTTENIITMRDINKYYETGADPLHVLKDISLDVKKGEYLAILGPSGSGKSTLMNIIGCMDVAGSGTYNLDGVAIQDAKEKELVKIRNQKIGFIFQRYHLIPTYNVLQNIVMPLLMRGMTLKEATDASMDTIEMLGLAERIKHKPNELSGGQQQRVAIARALVGQPAILLADEPTGALDRNSGLEVLKLFQHLSDMGNTIVMITHDLSVAQHAKRVVRIVDGELFEDENPEALGA is encoded by the coding sequence ATGGATACAACAGAAAATATCATTACCATGCGGGATATCAACAAGTATTATGAGACAGGTGCAGATCCGCTTCATGTTTTAAAAGATATTTCGCTTGATGTGAAAAAAGGAGAATACCTTGCGATTTTAGGTCCTTCCGGTTCTGGAAAAAGTACGCTGATGAACATTATTGGATGTATGGATGTGGCCGGTTCCGGAACATACAATTTAGATGGTGTTGCCATTCAGGATGCCAAAGAGAAAGAGCTGGTAAAAATTCGTAACCAGAAAATCGGCTTCATTTTTCAGCGCTATCACCTGATTCCAACTTATAATGTATTGCAAAATATTGTCATGCCGCTATTGATGCGTGGCATGACATTAAAAGAGGCGACGGATGCGAGCATGGATACCATAGAGATGCTAGGACTTGCGGAGCGTATTAAGCATAAACCGAATGAGCTGTCCGGCGGACAGCAGCAGAGGGTAGCCATTGCGAGAGCATTAGTCGGACAGCCGGCAATTCTTTTGGCAGATGAGCCGACCGGAGCGCTAGACCGCAACAGTGGATTGGAAGTATTGAAATTGTTCCAGCACTTAAGCGATATGGGAAATACGATTGTCATGATTACGCATGATTTAAGCGTAGCCCAGCACGCGAAACGTGTTGTACGCATCGTGGACGGAGAATTGTTCGAGGATGAGAACCCAGAAGCACTTGGTGCATAA